A part of Salvelinus alpinus chromosome 5, SLU_Salpinus.1, whole genome shotgun sequence genomic DNA contains:
- the LOC139576092 gene encoding tumor necrosis factor receptor type 1-associated DEATH domain protein: MDIMDEKKMVALSVEVGPWTGCAVLFLRSCPAVNLLSLYKDQQGKFSVFKVLKLTLTDSAGGLEGYEILKLHDADPLLGVEVKFVDVAACRRFLQSYGSGAVQQSLSQHACRLLNIPQELALETQLKAGTHTLDFCLDDLELCLQHIHKSQPERLRDDEIAELDQQLQSQALGHIPQPPTLTQEEPPVPSNCFLFQKRVFEDRMLAAGDLQRFSNGIGRDWRKVGRALGKNCRALKGPAIDNLAYEYEREGLYEQAYQLLSRFIQAEGRAARLGRLVRALEDSKLTSLAENILDIQARE, encoded by the exons ATGGACATAATGGATGAAAAG AAAATGGTGGCACTGAGTGTGGAGGTTGGCCCGTGGACAGGATGTGCGGTTCTCTTCCTGCGCTCCTGTCCCGCAGTgaacctgctctctctctacaaAGACCAGCAGGGCAAGTTCAGCGTCTTCAAAGTCCTCAAGCTGACACTCACAG ACTCAGCTGGGGGGCTGGAGGGGTACGAGATCCTGAAGCTGCACGATGCAGATCCTCTGCTGGGTGTGGAGGTGAAGTTTGTGGATGTGGCGGCGTGCCGCAGGTTCCTGCAGAGCTATGGCTCCGGTGCCGTACAACAGTCCCTCTCCCAGCACGCCTGCCGCCTCCTCAACATCCCACAGGAGCTTGCCTTGGAAACCCAGCTCAAAGCCGGGACACACACTTTGGACTTTTGTCTGGACGACCTGGAGCTCTGTCTGCAGCACATCCACAAGTCACAG CCGGAGCGCCTACGGGATGATGAGATTGCTGAGCTGGACCAGCAGCTGCAGAGCCAGGCCTTGGGTCATATCCCCCAGCCACCCACCCTCACACAGGAAGAGCCCCCCGTGCCCAGCAACTGTTTCCTGTTCCAGAAGAGGGTGTTTG AGGACCGCATGCTGGCGGCGGGGGACCTGCAGCGGTTCTCCAACGGCATTGGGCGGGACTGGAGGAAAGTGGGGCGGGCCTTGGGCAAGAACTGCCGTGCGCTGAAGGGGCCGGCCATAGACAACTTGGCCTACGAGTATGAGAGGGAGGGGCTGTACGAGCAGGCCTATCAGCTGCTGAGCCGCTTCATCCAGGCGGAGGGGAGGGCGGCACGACTGGGCCGGCTGGTCAGAGCACTGGAAGACAGCAAGCTCACCAGCCTGGCTGAG